In Rhizobiales bacterium NRL2, a genomic segment contains:
- a CDS encoding transporter, with protein sequence MLDILGILISLLLLILLAYRGVSVLLLAPLLALLAAAFAGAPLLATLTQVFMKAAGNFIVLLFPLFLLGAVFGKMMEASGSAAAIAHRTITWLGRKRAILAIVLACALLTYGGVSLFVVAFAVYPIATALFREAGVPKRLIPATIALGAFTFTMTALPGTPAIQNVIPMPFFGTTPFAAPGIGIVSGAIMLGVGLVWLGFRERRARQAGEGYLTAVEPVAMEQVQRTIRERAQGEGFDTAELPPLAGSGRHGRPGFGSAVLPVVLVVVFNLLFLEVIVPELDTDYLVAPPYGPATLDSVRGMWAIIAALSAAILAVWAMNIRRLNAPGKTLSDGANASVLPIFNTAALVGFGAVIATLPAFAAIRDAILGIAPGNPLISLAISVNVLAGITGSASGGMGIALQTLGPTYLEMGAAAGIPPELLHRVTTIATGGLDALPHNGAVISLLTICGLTHRQSYADIFVVAVLGPILALAVAILLGTVIGAF encoded by the coding sequence ATGCTCGACATCCTTGGTATTCTGATCTCGCTCCTTCTGCTGATCCTGCTGGCATACCGGGGAGTCAGCGTGCTGCTTCTGGCGCCGCTGCTGGCGCTGCTGGCGGCGGCCTTTGCCGGCGCGCCCCTGCTCGCGACCCTGACGCAGGTCTTCATGAAGGCAGCAGGCAATTTCATCGTGCTTCTATTCCCGCTGTTCCTGCTCGGCGCGGTATTCGGCAAGATGATGGAGGCGTCGGGGTCAGCCGCTGCGATCGCGCATCGAACCATCACCTGGCTGGGGCGCAAACGCGCGATACTGGCGATCGTTCTGGCTTGCGCCCTGCTGACCTACGGGGGTGTGTCGCTTTTCGTCGTTGCCTTTGCGGTCTATCCGATCGCGACAGCGCTCTTCCGCGAAGCGGGCGTACCCAAACGGCTCATCCCGGCCACGATCGCGCTCGGCGCGTTCACTTTCACCATGACCGCGCTTCCGGGCACGCCGGCGATCCAGAATGTGATCCCGATGCCGTTCTTCGGCACCACACCCTTCGCCGCTCCGGGGATCGGGATCGTCTCCGGAGCGATCATGCTCGGCGTCGGGCTCGTCTGGCTCGGTTTCCGCGAGCGCAGGGCGCGGCAGGCGGGCGAAGGTTACCTGACTGCGGTCGAACCGGTGGCCATGGAGCAGGTCCAGCGGACAATCCGGGAGCGCGCCCAGGGCGAGGGGTTCGATACGGCCGAACTTCCGCCGCTGGCCGGGTCCGGGCGGCACGGGCGGCCCGGCTTCGGTTCTGCGGTGCTGCCGGTGGTCCTGGTCGTCGTCTTCAACCTGCTGTTCCTCGAAGTCATCGTCCCGGAACTGGACACCGACTATCTTGTCGCGCCGCCCTATGGCCCGGCCACACTCGATTCGGTCAGGGGGATGTGGGCGATCATCGCGGCGCTTTCCGCGGCGATCCTGGCGGTCTGGGCGATGAACATTCGACGGTTGAATGCGCCAGGCAAGACGCTGTCGGACGGCGCCAACGCTTCGGTCCTGCCGATCTTCAACACCGCCGCGCTCGTGGGTTTTGGCGCGGTCATCGCCACGCTGCCCGCGTTCGCCGCCATCCGGGACGCGATCCTCGGTATTGCGCCGGGCAACCCGCTGATCTCTCTTGCGATTTCCGTCAACGTGCTGGCGGGGATAACGGGCTCGGCCTCGGGCGGAATGGGGATTGCGCTCCAGACGCTGGGCCCGACCTATCTTGAAATGGGTGCGGCCGCCGGCATCCCGCCCGAATTGCTGCACCGCGTCACCACTATCGCCACCGGGGGGCTGGATGCCCTGCCGCACAATGGCGCGGTCATTTCCCTGCTGACGATCTGCGGCCTGACCCACCGGCAGTCCTACGCCGACATTTTCGTGGTCGCCGTCCTGGGCCCGATCCTGGCGCTGGCCGTGGCGATCCTGCTCGGTACGGTGATCGGCGCGTTCTGA
- a CDS encoding cyclohexanone monooxygenase, producing the protein MTETASAQDPERFDAIIVGAGISGMYMLHRLRELGLNARVLEAGTDVGGTWYWNRYPGARFDSESWSYGYAFSQEILDEWQWSEHFSSQPENLRYCRFVADRLDLKRDIRFGTSVTAAHYDEDANEWTIEAEDGYAARARLFITAIGPLSVPVWPAIDGIGDFGGEAYHTARWPHEPVSFAGKRVAVIGTGATGVQLIQEVAKTAGQLTVLQRRPNWCAPLHNSPITPEEQADIRARHEEIFAHCRNTHGGFIHDADPRRLLETPEDERLAFLEKKYAEPGFGIWMGNFRDTFTNEEANRILSEFIAGKIRERVKDPATAEKLIPRDHGFGQRRVPMETRYYEVYNQDNVELVDILADPIRRMTKTGIELESGHRDFDMIVYATGFDAVLGGFNRIDIRGLGGQRLRDKWAEGPATYLGLQVAGFPNMLTLVGPQNAAGFGNIPRGIEQNVEWVARLVRHMRDNGLEYVAATPEAEAEWQEEVTRSSDKMLLSKADSWFTGINRNIDGRSRRVYLLYTAGMPAYRERCDAVAAKGYEGMELR; encoded by the coding sequence ATGACTGAGACTGCAAGCGCGCAGGATCCGGAACGTTTCGACGCCATCATCGTCGGCGCCGGCATTTCCGGCATGTACATGCTGCACCGGCTGCGGGAACTGGGGCTGAACGCCCGGGTTCTGGAAGCCGGCACGGATGTCGGCGGCACCTGGTACTGGAACCGCTATCCGGGCGCGCGCTTCGATTCCGAAAGCTGGTCCTACGGCTATGCGTTCAGCCAGGAGATCCTGGACGAGTGGCAATGGTCGGAGCACTTCTCCAGCCAGCCGGAGAACCTCCGCTATTGCCGTTTCGTCGCCGACAGGCTGGACCTGAAACGGGATATCCGTTTCGGAACCAGCGTCACCGCGGCCCACTACGACGAGGACGCCAACGAGTGGACCATCGAGGCCGAGGATGGCTACGCCGCCCGGGCGCGGCTGTTCATCACCGCCATCGGGCCGCTGTCGGTCCCGGTCTGGCCGGCCATTGACGGCATCGGGGATTTCGGGGGCGAGGCATATCACACCGCCCGCTGGCCGCACGAGCCGGTGAGCTTCGCGGGCAAGCGCGTGGCGGTGATCGGCACCGGGGCGACGGGCGTGCAACTGATCCAGGAAGTGGCGAAGACCGCCGGCCAGTTGACCGTGCTGCAGCGGCGGCCGAACTGGTGCGCGCCGCTCCACAACAGCCCGATCACGCCCGAAGAGCAGGCCGACATCCGCGCCCGCCACGAGGAGATCTTCGCCCACTGCCGCAACACCCATGGCGGCTTCATCCACGACGCCGATCCGCGCCGCCTGCTGGAGACGCCGGAGGACGAGCGTCTCGCCTTCCTGGAGAAGAAATACGCCGAGCCCGGCTTCGGCATCTGGATGGGCAATTTCCGCGACACCTTCACCAACGAGGAAGCCAACCGGATCCTGTCGGAATTTATCGCCGGCAAGATCCGTGAGCGGGTGAAGGATCCGGCGACGGCGGAGAAGCTGATCCCCAGGGACCACGGCTTCGGCCAGCGCCGGGTGCCGATGGAGACCCGCTACTACGAGGTCTACAACCAGGACAATGTCGAACTGGTCGACATACTGGCCGACCCGATCCGGCGCATGACGAAGACCGGCATCGAGCTGGAATCGGGTCATCGCGACTTCGACATGATCGTCTACGCGACCGGTTTCGACGCCGTGCTGGGCGGCTTCAACAGGATCGATATCCGGGGGCTTGGCGGCCAGCGGCTCCGCGACAAGTGGGCCGAGGGGCCGGCGACCTATCTGGGGCTGCAGGTCGCCGGCTTTCCCAACATGCTGACGCTGGTCGGGCCGCAGAACGCCGCCGGCTTCGGCAATATTCCCCGCGGCATCGAGCAGAACGTCGAATGGGTCGCGCGCCTGGTCCGCCACATGCGCGACAACGGCCTGGAATACGTCGCCGCAACGCCTGAGGCCGAGGCCGAATGGCAGGAGGAGGTCACCCGCTCGTCGGACAAGATGCTCCTGTCGAAGGCGGACAGCTGGTTCACCGGCATCAACCGCAATATCGACGGCCGCTCCCGCCGGGTCTATCTGCTCTACACGGCGGGCATGCCGGCCTATCGCGAGCGCTGCGACGCGGTCGCCGCGAAGGGCTATGAGGGCATGGAACTGCGCTGA